A single window of Pseudoduganella plicata DNA harbors:
- a CDS encoding IS1595 family transposase — translation MEARDFEQLAAQTLQCLTELTGQQADVLRERIARSTSLRDCIAIIEERGSKLRCCPHCQGTRLYRHGVFYGLQRYRCRECTRSFNALTNTPLAFIRLREKWLPFLQCMLGSMTVRDAADAIGIHRNTSFRWRHRFLAMAKEDRPKPLQGIVEADETYLLESQKGSRHLTRPARRRGGAASRRGISRELDCILVARDRMRQTCDFVTGRGRVTAAQLKACLPPVLSLHALLVTDGATAYAAFAEAAGIRHRALNIQAGDRGNDVIHIQGVNGYHSRFKVWLLRFHGVASRYLPNYLGWRHELEERQIATPQLLLKAALLPRGS, via the coding sequence ATGGAAGCACGTGACTTCGAGCAGCTGGCGGCGCAAACGCTGCAATGCCTGACGGAACTCACCGGGCAGCAGGCCGATGTGTTGCGCGAACGGATCGCCCGCAGCACGTCGCTGCGGGACTGCATTGCCATTATCGAAGAGCGCGGTTCGAAACTTCGCTGCTGTCCGCACTGCCAAGGCACCAGGTTGTACCGCCATGGCGTGTTCTACGGGCTGCAGCGCTATCGCTGCCGCGAATGCACGCGCTCGTTCAACGCCCTGACCAATACGCCGTTGGCCTTTATCCGCCTGCGGGAAAAATGGCTGCCGTTCCTGCAGTGCATGCTGGGCTCGATGACGGTGCGTGACGCCGCCGACGCCATTGGGATCCATCGCAATACCAGCTTCCGCTGGCGCCACCGGTTCCTGGCGATGGCGAAAGAAGATCGTCCGAAACCCCTGCAAGGAATCGTAGAAGCGGATGAGACGTACTTATTGGAGTCGCAGAAGGGTTCACGTCATCTGACCCGGCCGGCGCGCCGGCGCGGTGGCGCGGCCAGTCGCCGCGGCATCAGCCGGGAGCTTGACTGCATCCTGGTGGCGCGTGACCGCATGCGCCAGACGTGCGACTTCGTGACAGGGCGGGGCAGGGTAACCGCAGCGCAGTTGAAAGCGTGTCTGCCACCCGTGCTGTCTCTTCACGCGCTGTTGGTCACGGACGGTGCCACGGCTTATGCGGCGTTTGCCGAGGCCGCCGGTATCCGGCACCGGGCGCTGAATATCCAGGCCGGCGATCGCGGCAATGACGTCATCCATATCCAAGGCGTGAACGGCTATCACAGCCGGTTCAAGGTGTGGTTGCTACGATTCCATGGTGTGGCCAGTCGCTATCTGCCCAACTACCTGGGGTGGCGGCACGAGCTCGAGGAACGGCAGATCGCCACGCCGCAATTGTTGCTCAAGGCGGCGTTGTTGCCGCGCGGTAGTTGA
- a CDS encoding Crp/Fnr family transcriptional regulator has product MGVRSDQKAVAASDNVQLQVHLRKIPLLAELTPEELARVATEIRIRQYGKREVVLHKGGSGDGLLFLLAGQLQVIDITEDGRAVGLRMLEPGDFFGEIALINNSTRSASVVAMSPVIVAFLPAQTALHLFSHVPSVARQMLRHLAEKIQRDSEFRSLLSINNTNRRIYAYLVLMKKQTPEGEVVDNLPTHQDIANMINTSRETVTRALLALVQHGIVRKDSHRLVIVDPERLQNLVHKE; this is encoded by the coding sequence ATGGGCGTACGCAGCGATCAGAAGGCCGTGGCGGCATCGGACAATGTCCAGCTGCAGGTGCACTTGCGCAAGATTCCGCTGCTGGCCGAGCTGACGCCAGAGGAACTGGCGCGCGTCGCCACCGAAATCCGCATCCGCCAGTACGGCAAGCGCGAAGTGGTGCTGCACAAGGGCGGCAGCGGCGACGGCCTGCTGTTCCTGCTGGCCGGCCAGTTGCAGGTCATCGATATCACGGAAGACGGCCGCGCCGTCGGCCTGCGCATGCTCGAGCCGGGCGACTTTTTCGGCGAAATCGCCCTGATCAACAATTCCACCCGCTCCGCGTCTGTCGTGGCGATGTCGCCCGTCATCGTCGCCTTCCTGCCGGCGCAGACGGCACTGCACCTGTTCTCGCACGTGCCTTCCGTGGCCCGGCAGATGCTGCGGCACCTGGCCGAGAAGATCCAGCGCGACTCGGAGTTCCGCTCGCTGCTCAGTATCAACAACACGAACCGGCGCATCTACGCCTACCTCGTGCTGATGAAGAAGCAGACGCCCGAGGGCGAAGTGGTCGACAACCTGCCGACGCACCAGGACATCGCCAACATGATCAATACCAGCCGCGAGACGGTGACGCGGGCGCTGCTGGCGCTGGTGCAGCACGGCATCGTGCGCAAGGACAGCCACCGGCTCGTTATCGTCGACCCGGAGCGGCTGCAGAATCTGGTGCATAAAGAGTAG
- a CDS encoding ABC transporter ATP-binding protein, with amino-acid sequence MGSITVRQVGKAYKQYPTRWSRLAEWALPMLGTRHSLKWVLRDIDFHIEAGEAVGLIGVNGAGKSTLLKLITGTSQPTTGVITTHGRVAALLELGMGFHPDFTGRQNVLIAGQLLGLSLEEISALMSEILEFAEIGEYIDQQVRVYSSGMQMRLAFSVATCVRPDILIVDEALAVGDVFFQQKCFARIESFTKAGTTLLFVSHSAGTVLNICNRCIFLRNGAVAFDGAPADALDLYQAELLGRLDQAPDQLQIRAATAVAPVPAKDDLVALTGKTGSITTPSVDCVLVRMLDAHGNERTTLIADQPATLQIEYLLHESLRDPHVGFKIRNRFGVVLFETNSYCMGQPSRPVAAGTVLTANFTVPLVLVPDEYTITVGFSDGGYGEGSFERVLNYMHEVHCFVVARNPEAITWSGLVNLQPQLQLSTR; translated from the coding sequence ATGGGCAGCATCACCGTACGCCAGGTCGGCAAGGCTTATAAACAATATCCGACACGCTGGTCGCGCCTGGCCGAATGGGCGCTGCCCATGCTGGGCACGCGGCACTCGCTGAAGTGGGTGCTGCGCGACATCGATTTCCATATCGAAGCGGGCGAAGCCGTCGGCCTGATCGGCGTCAACGGCGCCGGCAAAAGCACGCTGCTGAAACTCATCACGGGCACGTCGCAGCCGACCACCGGCGTCATCACGACGCATGGCCGCGTGGCCGCGCTGCTGGAACTGGGCATGGGCTTCCACCCCGATTTCACCGGCCGCCAGAATGTGCTGATCGCCGGTCAGCTGCTGGGCCTGTCGCTGGAGGAAATCAGCGCACTGATGTCCGAGATCCTCGAATTTGCCGAGATCGGCGAATACATCGACCAGCAGGTGCGCGTGTATTCGAGCGGCATGCAGATGCGCCTGGCGTTCAGCGTGGCCACCTGCGTGCGGCCCGACATCCTGATCGTGGACGAAGCGCTGGCCGTGGGCGACGTGTTCTTCCAGCAGAAGTGCTTCGCCCGCATCGAAAGCTTCACGAAAGCCGGCACGACGTTGCTGTTCGTGTCGCACAGCGCCGGCACGGTGCTCAACATCTGCAACCGCTGCATCTTCCTGCGCAACGGCGCCGTCGCGTTTGACGGCGCGCCGGCCGACGCGCTCGACCTGTACCAGGCCGAGCTGCTGGGCCGGCTGGACCAGGCACCCGACCAGCTGCAGATCCGCGCTGCGACAGCGGTCGCGCCGGTGCCGGCGAAAGACGATCTGGTGGCGCTGACCGGCAAGACGGGCAGCATCACCACACCGTCCGTCGACTGCGTGCTGGTGCGCATGCTGGACGCCCACGGGAACGAACGCACCACCCTGATCGCCGACCAGCCGGCCACGCTGCAGATCGAATACCTGCTGCATGAAAGCCTGCGCGACCCGCACGTCGGCTTCAAGATCCGCAACCGCTTCGGCGTAGTCCTGTTCGAAACGAACAGCTACTGCATGGGCCAGCCGTCCCGGCCTGTCGCCGCCGGCACCGTGCTGACGGCGAACTTCACGGTGCCGCTGGTGCTGGTGCCGGACGAGTACACGATCACCGTCGGCTTCAGCGACGGCGGCTACGGCGAAGGATCGTTCGAGCGCGTCCTGAACTACATGCACGAAGTGCACTGCTTCGTCGTCGCTCGCAATCCGGAAGCGATCACGTGGAGCGGCCTGGTAAACCTGCAGCCGCAACTGCAGCTCTCCACGCGCTGA
- a CDS encoding ABC transporter permease encodes MAGALLRAIWNYRGFIFGSVRREFQSKYRNTMLGASWAVLSPLALVLVYTLIFSQVMHSRLPGATSPYAYSIYLCAGVLTWGLFAEITTRGQVMFLENGNLLKKISFPRISLPIIVVANALVNFAIVFSLFIAFLLITGQFVGLPFLGLVPVLAIQILLSIGLALVLGILNVFFRDVGQFFNIAIQFWFWLTPVVYPFSIIPATLQPWLLWNPMTPLIQSYQRVLVDGQWPHWPQLAWPLVLALLLCVLGLKLFRKRANEMVDEL; translated from the coding sequence ATGGCGGGAGCTTTGCTGCGCGCCATCTGGAACTATCGCGGCTTCATCTTCGGCAGCGTCCGGCGCGAATTCCAGTCCAAATACCGCAACACGATGCTGGGTGCCAGCTGGGCAGTGCTGAGCCCGCTGGCGCTGGTGCTCGTCTATACGCTGATCTTCTCGCAGGTCATGCACAGCCGCCTGCCCGGTGCGACCTCGCCGTACGCGTACAGCATCTACCTGTGCGCCGGCGTGCTGACGTGGGGCCTGTTCGCCGAGATCACCACACGCGGCCAGGTCATGTTCCTGGAGAACGGCAACCTGCTGAAGAAGATCAGCTTCCCGCGCATCAGCCTGCCGATCATCGTGGTCGCCAATGCTCTCGTCAACTTCGCCATCGTCTTCTCGCTGTTCATCGCGTTCCTCTTGATTACCGGCCAGTTCGTCGGCCTGCCCTTCCTGGGCCTCGTGCCCGTGCTGGCGATCCAGATCCTGCTCTCCATCGGCCTGGCGCTGGTGCTGGGCATCCTGAACGTGTTTTTCCGCGACGTGGGCCAGTTCTTCAATATCGCGATCCAGTTCTGGTTCTGGCTGACGCCCGTCGTCTATCCGTTCTCGATCATTCCGGCAACGCTGCAACCGTGGCTGCTGTGGAATCCGATGACGCCCCTGATCCAGAGCTATCAGCGCGTGCTGGTGGACGGCCAGTGGCCGCACTGGCCGCAGCTGGCATGGCCGCTGGTCCTGGCATTGCTGCTGTGCGTGCTGGGACTGAAACTGTTCCGCAAACGCGCCAACGAAATGGTGGACGAACTGTAA
- a CDS encoding DUF4214 domain-containing protein codes for MATTYYNDLQKLYVAYFNRPADPGGLVFWEGVVEKANGNTAAVSAEFAKSPEYKDAFAGQTNEQIVDTIYKNIFGHTADATGRAFYANALTEKRITVDLVVKDIAGGAQGTDLTAYNNKVKAAEAFTTALDTDAEKAGYAGAEALKLAKEFIAGVTTDASYAAAVAPANLNEVVADVVHAGTPFVMTAALAALDTAIDAKTAFLVTADGDNDAKTSATEVSIAGKVTTAETNIDALITGDYAGKSEGIKAALLADQVTANTKALGEAEKAYATAVTAADKVEGLSTLIATRAAAVAAEKTAETTQAQAGIALTAAESTFELASGTVVTFDVSGNGTAKYTKDGGASTDLIVLDAKGNLALGTGVTETTFKGVTALLNATVAKETADAAEVAAHTATVAAQFGVDVADLKAGSSDELIAVGQAIKLTGDLADNALPTAAQITAEITALEANVAAGTPDAAKALSDFQGLVTAYTTADDANPLTATVDTTKTAVEGAQKTIETLTKATADLTAAQATATQLAGLNEAIKFAQGTFTANEFNVPVTLGAAAAGTSGNDIFLADAKASTLVNFGVAGDDVLYVGSGYKLNTTGDLTKGVNTDLEVFFEKSGTGTKVYVETTAFGSSASVAEVLTITITGVAPEQLKFDNGIITHV; via the coding sequence ATGGCAACTACCTACTACAACGACCTGCAAAAACTGTACGTCGCTTACTTCAACCGCCCAGCAGACCCAGGTGGTCTGGTTTTCTGGGAAGGCGTTGTTGAAAAAGCCAACGGCAACACCGCTGCTGTTTCCGCTGAATTCGCCAAGTCCCCGGAATACAAGGACGCGTTCGCAGGTCAGACCAACGAGCAAATCGTTGACACGATCTACAAGAACATTTTCGGTCACACTGCTGACGCAACCGGCCGCGCGTTCTACGCTAACGCCCTGACTGAAAAGCGCATCACCGTTGACCTGGTTGTCAAGGACATCGCCGGCGGCGCGCAAGGCACCGACCTGACCGCGTACAACAACAAAGTGAAAGCTGCTGAAGCCTTCACGACCGCTCTGGACACCGACGCTGAAAAAGCTGGCTACGCTGGCGCCGAAGCCCTGAAACTGGCAAAAGAATTCATCGCTGGCGTGACCACCGATGCTTCGTACGCTGCCGCTGTTGCTCCGGCTAACCTGAACGAAGTCGTTGCCGACGTCGTGCACGCTGGTACGCCATTCGTCATGACGGCTGCCCTGGCCGCTCTGGACACCGCTATCGACGCGAAGACCGCCTTCCTGGTCACCGCTGACGGCGATAACGATGCAAAGACCAGCGCTACCGAAGTTTCGATCGCTGGCAAAGTCACCACCGCTGAAACGAACATTGACGCCCTGATCACTGGCGATTACGCTGGCAAATCGGAAGGCATCAAAGCCGCTCTGCTGGCCGACCAGGTTACTGCCAACACGAAAGCTCTGGGCGAAGCCGAGAAAGCCTACGCAACCGCTGTGACGGCTGCTGACAAGGTCGAAGGCCTGTCGACGCTGATCGCAACGCGCGCTGCTGCTGTCGCTGCCGAGAAGACCGCTGAAACGACGCAAGCACAAGCTGGCATCGCTCTGACGGCTGCTGAGTCGACTTTCGAACTGGCTTCGGGTACGGTCGTTACCTTCGATGTGTCCGGCAACGGCACTGCCAAGTACACGAAAGACGGCGGCGCATCCACCGATCTGATCGTTCTGGACGCTAAGGGCAATCTGGCGCTGGGCACCGGCGTGACCGAAACGACGTTCAAAGGCGTTACCGCCCTGCTGAACGCAACGGTTGCCAAGGAAACCGCTGACGCAGCTGAAGTCGCTGCTCACACCGCGACCGTCGCCGCACAATTCGGCGTGGACGTTGCTGACCTGAAGGCCGGCTCCTCCGACGAGCTGATCGCTGTTGGTCAAGCCATCAAGCTGACCGGCGACCTGGCTGACAACGCGCTGCCAACCGCTGCTCAGATCACCGCTGAGATCACCGCTCTGGAAGCAAACGTCGCTGCTGGCACGCCAGACGCCGCCAAGGCCCTGTCCGACTTCCAGGGTCTGGTCACCGCGTACACCACGGCTGACGATGCAAACCCACTGACCGCTACCGTCGACACGACCAAAACGGCTGTTGAAGGTGCGCAGAAGACCATCGAAACGCTGACGAAAGCAACGGCTGACCTGACCGCAGCGCAAGCTACGGCTACGCAGCTGGCTGGCCTGAACGAAGCTATCAAGTTCGCTCAAGGCACGTTCACGGCCAACGAGTTCAACGTGCCTGTCACGCTGGGCGCCGCTGCTGCCGGTACGTCGGGCAACGACATCTTCCTGGCCGATGCCAAAGCGTCGACCCTGGTGAACTTCGGTGTGGCTGGCGACGACGTCCTGTACGTTGGTTCGGGCTACAAGCTGAACACCACCGGCGATCTGACCAAAGGCGTCAACACCGACCTGGAAGTGTTCTTCGAGAAATCGGGCACGGGCACCAAGGTCTACGTGGAAACCACGGCCTTCGGCTCCAGCGCTTCGGTCGCAGAAGTTCTGACCATCACCATCACCGGTGTGGCTCCAGAGCAACTGAAGTTCGACAACGGCATCATCACCCACGTATAA
- a CDS encoding FecR family protein, which produces MLRHLFLSFAFLISSCAWADDAGKIIFAAGNSQLDGEAAAVGATVREGAVVRTGADGFVYVKTLDNGLFILRPNSEARVVTYRVDQANPQNTRVKFELVKGVARARSGDAVKQARQNFRFNTPVAAIGVRGTDFTVFTDNVTTSVTVLTGGVVVSGFGEGCRPEGAGPCEGAASRELFAAQKGQLLRVQKGKAAPEVLRGGESTPDEVTPPRTDEPVAHAAGGSAIASGPNLDAKKSDSLVAVTTANQPPPKDNPVVVPPPVSVPPIIVPPVLVPPVIVPDPEPLQPERGIVWGRWQSVLGQVPQINMLIENKRSQLLATNGNFALYQTSGREYVAPERGSMGFKLAQSDVYMYTDYGTKRIESPASMSNGKLTVDFGARSFVTSADVTSLKETFGLQAQGVLGKNGRLYGDDPAGRTGVMNVQGLLSNEHNGTAVYIFDARLDKNRTVNGAALWRH; this is translated from the coding sequence ATGCTGCGCCACCTATTCCTGAGCTTCGCTTTCCTTATCTCGTCCTGCGCCTGGGCCGACGACGCGGGCAAGATCATTTTCGCTGCAGGTAACAGCCAGCTCGACGGGGAGGCGGCAGCGGTCGGCGCGACCGTACGGGAAGGCGCCGTCGTGCGCACGGGCGCCGATGGGTTCGTCTATGTGAAGACGCTCGACAACGGTCTGTTCATCCTGCGCCCCAACTCGGAAGCGCGCGTGGTGACGTACCGCGTCGACCAGGCCAACCCGCAGAATACCCGCGTCAAATTCGAGCTCGTCAAGGGCGTTGCGCGCGCGCGCTCGGGTGATGCCGTCAAGCAGGCAAGGCAGAATTTCCGCTTCAATACGCCCGTCGCCGCGATCGGTGTGCGCGGTACCGACTTCACCGTGTTTACGGATAACGTGACGACGAGCGTTACCGTGCTGACGGGCGGTGTCGTGGTCAGCGGTTTTGGCGAGGGTTGCCGTCCCGAGGGGGCAGGGCCGTGCGAAGGCGCTGCCAGTCGCGAGTTGTTCGCTGCGCAGAAAGGTCAATTGCTTCGAGTACAAAAGGGCAAGGCTGCACCGGAGGTGCTGCGAGGTGGCGAGTCCACGCCGGACGAGGTGACACCACCGCGCACGGATGAGCCCGTGGCCCACGCCGCAGGCGGCTCCGCGATTGCCTCGGGCCCGAACCTCGACGCAAAGAAGAGCGATAGTCTCGTCGCGGTAACGACCGCGAACCAGCCGCCGCCAAAAGATAATCCTGTGGTCGTACCGCCGCCTGTAAGCGTGCCACCGATAATTGTACCTCCGGTGCTGGTGCCACCCGTAATCGTGCCTGATCCTGAACCACTCCAGCCGGAGCGTGGCATTGTGTGGGGGCGCTGGCAATCCGTGCTGGGCCAGGTTCCTCAGATAAATATGCTGATCGAGAACAAGCGCAGCCAGTTATTGGCCACCAACGGCAACTTCGCGTTGTACCAGACGTCTGGACGGGAATATGTGGCCCCCGAGCGCGGTTCGATGGGCTTTAAACTCGCCCAAAGCGATGTGTATATGTACACCGACTATGGCACCAAGCGGATTGAAAGTCCAGCGTCGATGAGCAACGGCAAGCTGACGGTCGATTTCGGCGCCCGCAGTTTCGTCACCAGTGCCGACGTGACCAGCCTGAAAGAGACGTTCGGCCTGCAGGCCCAGGGCGTGCTCGGCAAGAATGGCAGGCTGTACGGTGACGATCCGGCCGGCCGCACTGGTGTCATGAATGTGCAGGGGTTGCTCAGCAACGAACACAATGGCACCGCCGTTTATATCTTCGATGCCCGGCTCGATAAAAACCGGACGGTGAATGGCGCCGCCTTGTGGCGGCATTAA
- a CDS encoding tetratricopeptide repeat protein, with product MTDRFIPRLICSLLLALLAGLAQASDPAADGAASENQETYRKALQSIAEGRKDDAIRMLEQVIRSEAKHAGAWLDLALIRCALGQREEAERLFVHIEQNFDPPPGILELIAQSRAGGCAGWQPLSQTSVSIGRGLSQNVNQGTRANGTDLGLPVDLPVSDEFRPMHDQYNALTVDYMRELTGNGAMGFAQFQGRRYDQLNDYDTVSLFVGAEAPWRVGDVTVRGSALAGLVTLGGQLYQRQAQAQVRATMPWTLPYGTRLQLSGSINHLQYLTLRNFDANTAELRSQLLYRDDALYATASASYMNDHAIADRPGGDRSGWLFSSLVRYQLLRDLTGELGVSRQTWNNRSAYSPGLIDVVRRQRTNVWRGMLSYAVTRNQAIVVEGRLIRNSENISLFEYNDKQLQISWQWQSQ from the coding sequence ATGACGGACCGATTCATCCCCCGACTCATCTGCTCGCTGCTGCTGGCCTTGCTGGCCGGGCTGGCGCAGGCGTCGGACCCGGCCGCCGACGGCGCCGCGAGCGAAAACCAGGAAACCTACCGCAAGGCGCTGCAGTCGATCGCGGAAGGGCGCAAGGACGACGCCATCCGCATGCTGGAACAGGTCATCCGCAGCGAAGCCAAGCATGCCGGCGCCTGGCTCGACCTGGCGCTGATCCGCTGCGCGCTAGGCCAGCGCGAGGAAGCCGAACGCCTGTTTGTCCATATCGAACAGAATTTCGACCCGCCGCCCGGCATCCTGGAGCTGATCGCGCAATCGCGCGCGGGCGGCTGCGCCGGCTGGCAACCGCTCAGCCAGACGTCGGTCAGCATCGGCCGCGGCCTGTCGCAGAACGTCAACCAGGGCACGCGCGCCAACGGCACCGATCTCGGCCTGCCGGTGGACCTGCCCGTATCGGACGAGTTCCGCCCCATGCACGACCAGTACAACGCGCTGACGGTGGACTATATGCGCGAACTGACGGGCAACGGCGCCATGGGCTTTGCCCAGTTCCAGGGTCGTCGCTACGACCAGCTGAACGATTACGACACCGTCTCGCTGTTTGTCGGGGCCGAGGCGCCCTGGCGCGTGGGCGACGTCACCGTGCGCGGCAGTGCGCTGGCCGGTCTCGTCACGCTGGGCGGCCAGCTGTACCAGCGACAGGCACAGGCGCAGGTGCGCGCCACCATGCCGTGGACACTGCCGTATGGCACCAGGCTGCAGCTGTCCGGCAGCATTAATCACCTGCAATACCTCACCTTGCGGAACTTCGACGCCAACACGGCCGAGCTGCGCAGCCAGTTGCTGTACCGCGACGACGCGCTGTACGCAACCGCCAGCGCTTCGTACATGAACGACCATGCGATCGCCGACCGCCCGGGTGGCGACCGCAGCGGCTGGCTGTTCAGCTCGCTCGTTCGCTACCAGCTGCTGCGCGACCTGACGGGCGAACTGGGCGTCAGCCGCCAGACGTGGAACAACCGCAGCGCGTATTCGCCCGGCCTGATCGACGTCGTACGCCGGCAGCGCACCAACGTCTGGCGCGGCATGCTGAGCTATGCCGTCACGCGCAACCAGGCCATCGTCGTCGAGGGCAGGCTCATCCGTAACAGCGAGAACATTTCGCTGTTTGAGTACAATGACAAACAACTGCAGATCAGCTGGCAGTGGCAGAGCCAATAG
- a CDS encoding CHASE2 domain-containing protein yields the protein MPHLSERPVKPPRSPLLRAGLVRAAIAALAVCATLAGEALPGHFSYFGNEWLRDIFLQLQKSDAPEQRILIVDIDEISTDRLGPWPWPRTRIADLVETLLGHYGVRGVALDIVLPDPRDADGDRRLAMLSEHGPLVLAQAFDFQAGRPQALLDGQPGGTTTRYGNRGVPATGYIATHAALSRSGKVGNIGFVPDADGVLRRIPLLTRFDGRTYPALGVALVECCSGGAPLVLPPADVARIPYRRDWSAYTVATAAEILDGAYAADAFRDRLVVIGSSSLGQGDRVATPLGSSRPGLGVQADILSMLLDWQAGKAPSPWPGTLIACLFALASTGVALLGFPRLSAIASVGLLGTMALLWLGIAWFLSVHDPDFVTTGPLATHLVLLALAVPYQWQLAQQRSRHLLNTLRQYVAPEVVAELLRRDDGDPLKPQRFDVTTLIADMQGYTSQVETLTVEDAARLTRDFLECLTGPVIAHRGTLDKYTGDGLVAFFGAPLPLEHHADMALDAAADIVRRVEELSRARVAGGHPPLRVRIGIESGIALAGDFGTVFRSIYTAVGDSVNTAARLEQAAREFPHDIIIGAGVVQRAQRHDFVPLGERILRGKEKPTALYTLAAPKDAPLNNPSHSRLP from the coding sequence GTGCCTCATCTCTCTGAACGGCCTGTCAAACCGCCCCGCTCACCGCTGCTGCGGGCGGGGCTCGTCCGCGCGGCCATTGCCGCGCTGGCGGTTTGCGCGACGCTGGCGGGCGAGGCGCTGCCGGGGCACTTTTCGTACTTCGGTAACGAATGGTTACGGGACATTTTCCTGCAACTGCAAAAAAGTGATGCGCCAGAACAACGAATCTTGATCGTCGACATAGACGAAATCAGCACCGACCGGCTCGGCCCATGGCCCTGGCCACGTACCCGCATTGCGGATCTGGTCGAAACGCTGCTGGGGCATTACGGCGTGCGCGGCGTGGCGCTGGACATCGTGCTGCCCGATCCGCGCGATGCGGATGGCGACCGCCGTCTGGCGATGCTGTCGGAGCACGGGCCACTGGTGCTGGCCCAGGCGTTCGACTTCCAGGCCGGCCGGCCGCAAGCGCTGCTGGACGGACAGCCCGGCGGCACCACCACCCGTTACGGCAACAGGGGCGTGCCGGCCACGGGCTACATCGCCACGCATGCTGCGCTGTCCCGCAGCGGCAAGGTGGGCAATATCGGCTTCGTGCCCGATGCGGACGGCGTGCTGCGCCGGATACCCCTGCTGACCCGTTTCGACGGCCGCACGTATCCCGCGCTTGGCGTGGCACTGGTGGAATGCTGCAGCGGCGGCGCCCCGCTGGTGCTGCCACCGGCCGATGTCGCGCGCATCCCGTACCGGCGCGACTGGAGCGCCTACACTGTCGCCACCGCGGCGGAAATCCTGGACGGTGCCTACGCCGCGGATGCTTTCCGCGACCGGCTGGTTGTGATCGGCTCGTCGTCGCTGGGGCAAGGCGACCGCGTCGCCACGCCGCTGGGCAGCAGTCGCCCCGGCCTGGGGGTGCAGGCGGACATCCTGTCGATGCTGCTCGATTGGCAGGCCGGCAAGGCGCCATCGCCCTGGCCGGGCACGCTGATCGCCTGCCTGTTTGCGCTGGCATCCACCGGCGTGGCGCTGCTGGGCTTCCCGCGCCTGTCCGCCATTGCCAGCGTGGGCCTGCTGGGCACCATGGCGCTGCTGTGGCTGGGCATCGCCTGGTTCCTCAGCGTGCACGACCCCGACTTCGTCACCACCGGGCCGCTGGCAACGCACCTCGTGCTGCTGGCGCTGGCCGTGCCGTACCAGTGGCAGCTCGCGCAGCAACGCTCGCGGCACCTGCTCAATACGCTGCGGCAATACGTGGCGCCGGAAGTCGTGGCCGAGCTGCTGCGCCGCGACGACGGCGATCCGCTCAAGCCGCAGCGCTTCGACGTCACCACGCTGATTGCCGACATGCAGGGCTATACGAGCCAGGTCGAGACCCTGACGGTCGAGGACGCCGCCCGCCTGACGCGCGACTTCCTCGAATGCCTGACCGGTCCCGTCATTGCGCACCGCGGCACGCTGGACAAGTACACGGGCGACGGCCTCGTTGCCTTTTTTGGCGCACCGTTGCCGCTGGAGCACCATGCCGACATGGCGCTGGACGCGGCCGCGGACATCGTCCGGCGCGTCGAGGAACTCAGCCGTGCTCGAGTGGCCGGCGGCCATCCGCCACTGCGGGTGCGCATCGGCATCGAAAGCGGTATTGCGCTGGCGGGCGACTTTGGCACCGTATTCCGCAGTATTTATACGGCAGTGGGCGACAGCGTCAACACGGCGGCACGCCTGGAGCAGGCCGCCCGTGAATTTCCGCACGATATTATTATTGGCGCCGGCGTCGTCCAGCGCGCGCAACGGCATGACTTCGTTCCACTGGGAGAGCGTATCCTGCGTGGCAAGGAAAAGCCGACAGCGCTGTACACCCTGGCTGCCCCGAAGGATGCACCATTGAACAACCCATCTCACTCTCGCCTGCCATGA